The Desulfovibrio sp. Fe33 genome includes a window with the following:
- a CDS encoding IscA/HesB family protein, which yields MIEVTEAAQKQLEGYFQDKEASPIRVYLAAGGUAGPRLTLALDEPNDKDDVSEAGGFTFLVEKDLLAQTGNIKIDMTYYGFVVESANPMSGGDSSCGCSSSGSCSSAGSGGCGC from the coding sequence ATGATCGAAGTCACTGAAGCTGCCCAGAAGCAGCTTGAAGGCTACTTCCAGGACAAGGAAGCGTCCCCGATCCGCGTATACCTCGCGGCCGGTGGCTGAGCTGGCCCGCGCCTGACCCTGGCTCTGGATGAGCCTAACGATAAGGACGACGTGTCCGAGGCCGGTGGATTCACCTTCCTCGTGGAAAAGGACCTGCTGGCCCAGACCGGCAACATCAAGATCGACATGACCTATTACGGATTCGTCGTGGAGTCCGCCAACCCCATGAGCGGCGGCGACTCAAGCTGCGGCTGCTCCTCGTCGGGTTCCTGCTCCTCCGCGGGCTCCGGCGGCTGCGGCTGCTAG
- the pyrR gene encoding bifunctional pyr operon transcriptional regulator/uracil phosphoribosyltransferase PyrR: MKDCGTILSDKEMSRTLERLAVEIYERRGEDETLAILGIQRRGADLAERLKLLLDARLNRKIPLGKLDINLYRDDWTTNLELAPTINCSEIGFEVEGASIVLVDDVLYSGRTVRAALEALLDYGRPKRVELLVLVDRGHRELPIQADYVGKKLDTLGNEHVNVLVNERDGEDRVCLVRSE, encoded by the coding sequence ATGAAAGACTGCGGCACCATATTATCCGACAAGGAAATGAGCCGAACCCTGGAACGGCTGGCCGTCGAGATCTACGAGCGCCGGGGCGAGGATGAGACCCTGGCCATCCTGGGCATCCAGCGCCGGGGCGCGGACCTGGCCGAGCGGCTGAAATTGCTGCTGGATGCGCGGCTGAACCGCAAAATTCCCTTGGGCAAGCTCGACATCAATCTTTACCGGGATGACTGGACCACCAACCTGGAGCTGGCGCCGACCATCAATTGTTCGGAGATCGGTTTTGAGGTGGAAGGCGCGTCCATCGTGCTGGTGGACGACGTGCTTTATTCCGGCCGCACGGTGCGCGCCGCGCTGGAGGCCCTCCTCGATTACGGCCGCCCCAAGCGGGTGGAGCTGTTGGTCCTGGTGGACCGTGGACACCGCGAGCTGCCCATTCAGGCGGACTACGTGGGCAAGAAGCTGGACACCCTGGGCAACGAGCACGTCAACGTCCTGGTCAACGAGCGCGACGGCGAGGACCGCGTCTGCCTGGTCCGGAGCGAATAG
- the thrB gene encoding homoserine kinase: protein MSFTPISRDLVPQPCITLVGMAGAGKSTLGGILARRLDWGQLDTDRYMESYYGLPLQGIMDTYGLEDFLRIEEKLVSELNLARTVISTGGSVIYGPEAVRRLKELGPVVLLDIDEATFIERVGDGTNRGLAIGPGKTMRDLYHERLPLYREAADLTIRTDRCAPEECVDQILQHIDIE, encoded by the coding sequence ATGTCCTTCACCCCCATTTCGCGCGACCTGGTCCCGCAACCGTGCATCACCCTCGTGGGCATGGCCGGAGCAGGCAAGTCCACCCTGGGCGGGATTCTGGCCAGGCGGCTCGATTGGGGCCAGCTCGACACGGATCGGTATATGGAGTCCTACTACGGCCTGCCCCTGCAAGGGATCATGGACACGTACGGGCTTGAGGACTTCCTGCGCATCGAGGAAAAACTGGTTTCGGAGCTGAACCTTGCCCGCACCGTCATATCCACGGGCGGCTCTGTCATTTACGGCCCCGAAGCCGTCAGGCGGCTCAAGGAGCTCGGCCCGGTGGTCCTGCTCGACATCGACGAGGCCACCTTCATTGAGCGCGTGGGCGACGGGACAAATCGGGGGCTGGCCATCGGCCCCGGCAAGACCATGCGCGATCTCTACCATGAGCGGCTGCCGCTTTACCGCGAGGCCGCTGACCTGACCATCCGCACCGACCGATGCGCTCCCGAGGAGTGCGTGGACCAGATACTTCAACACATCGACATCGAATGA
- a CDS encoding WcbI family polysaccharide biosynthesis putative acetyltransferase, translating into MTRELCIIHANCQGEPLAARLGCCPEFRARYECRMFTNYAREPIPERDLARCSLFLFQHLGSDWGELASERLVAMLPIKARALCIPNMFFKGYWPTWSGREGFNYRCELLDGYIDAGLSFDETVLLYLRSDMAAKLDLAGLLAATFRRERKREDLTPIKYLRVIEERHAREQIFNTVNHPGSLLMDHAARGVLRELGLPGPDEDALKALGDPFPEFEQPIHPSVAAFFGWDFAGPDREYFIYGRKMNFARWTANYVHARQNGVTDFIAFLQGA; encoded by the coding sequence ATGACCCGGGAACTTTGCATCATCCACGCCAACTGCCAGGGCGAACCGCTGGCGGCGCGTCTTGGCTGCTGCCCGGAATTCCGCGCGCGGTACGAATGCCGCATGTTCACCAATTACGCGCGTGAGCCGATCCCGGAGCGGGACCTGGCACGCTGCTCCCTGTTTCTGTTCCAGCACCTCGGCTCCGATTGGGGCGAGTTGGCCTCGGAGCGGCTCGTCGCGATGCTGCCTATAAAAGCCCGGGCCCTGTGCATCCCGAACATGTTCTTCAAGGGATACTGGCCCACCTGGTCGGGCCGCGAAGGGTTCAACTACCGCTGCGAACTTTTGGACGGCTACATCGACGCGGGACTGTCCTTCGACGAGACGGTGCTCCTCTATCTCCGCTCCGACATGGCCGCCAAGCTCGACCTGGCCGGACTGCTGGCCGCGACCTTCCGGCGGGAACGGAAACGCGAGGACCTCACCCCGATCAAATACCTGCGCGTCATAGAGGAACGCCACGCCCGCGAACAGATCTTCAACACGGTCAACCACCCCGGCAGCCTGCTCATGGACCACGCCGCGCGGGGCGTGCTGCGCGAGCTCGGCCTGCCGGGACCGGACGAAGACGCGCTGAAAGCGCTGGGCGACCCATTCCCGGAATTCGAACAGCCCATCCATCCTTCCGTCGCCGCCTTCTTCGGCTGGGATTTCGCAGGACCGGACCGGGAGTACTTCATCTACGGACGCAAAATGAATTTCGCCAGGTGGACCGCCAACTACGTCCACGCCCGGCAAAACGGCGTGACCGACTTCATCGCCTTCCTCCAGGGGGCCTGA
- the cobT gene encoding nicotinate-nucleotide--dimethylbenzimidazole phosphoribosyltransferase, translating to METALKRILDGIAPVDRTREADGQAHLDNLTKPVGSLGRLESLALQLYLIQGGQPPEADPMRVYTVAGDHGVNAEGVSPYPQEVTRQMVLNFLADGAGINVLAKTVGAELFVVDAGCCGGAFDDHPALIQAKVAPGTANLAEGPAMTREQCLQALLLGVSLADRAHSDGVRVLGTGDMGISNTTPSTALYSAFLGLDPAGLTGPGAGLAPKVIPAKTAVIRRGLEANGEAIRSGDPVEILAALGGFEIATLAGLILGGAKNHQLVCVDGFISTAAYLSAWKIHPAVKDYCLLSHASAEPGYSAVIKALGVEPYLQLGFRLGEGTGAACAMFLVRSAANIFNQMATFASAGVSESR from the coding sequence ATGGAAACAGCTCTCAAGCGGATATTGGACGGAATCGCTCCCGTGGACCGTACCCGCGAAGCCGATGGACAGGCCCACCTCGATAACCTGACCAAGCCCGTGGGAAGTCTCGGCCGACTCGAATCCCTGGCCCTGCAACTCTATCTCATCCAGGGCGGGCAGCCGCCCGAGGCCGATCCCATGCGGGTCTACACCGTGGCCGGGGATCACGGCGTCAATGCCGAGGGCGTTTCGCCCTATCCCCAGGAGGTCACCCGCCAGATGGTGCTCAACTTCCTGGCCGACGGCGCGGGCATCAACGTCCTGGCCAAGACCGTCGGGGCTGAGCTTTTCGTGGTGGACGCGGGCTGTTGCGGGGGCGCTTTCGACGACCATCCGGCCCTGATACAGGCCAAGGTCGCGCCCGGCACCGCCAATCTTGCGGAAGGCCCGGCCATGACCCGCGAGCAGTGCCTTCAGGCTCTCCTTCTCGGCGTTTCCCTGGCCGACCGCGCCCATTCGGACGGGGTCCGCGTGCTCGGCACCGGCGACATGGGCATCTCCAACACCACGCCGTCCACGGCCCTTTACTCGGCATTTCTCGGCCTCGATCCCGCAGGGCTGACCGGCCCCGGCGCAGGCCTGGCCCCGAAGGTCATCCCGGCCAAGACCGCCGTTATCCGCCGTGGCCTCGAAGCCAACGGCGAGGCCATTCGGTCCGGCGATCCTGTGGAAATCCTCGCGGCCCTGGGCGGCTTCGAGATAGCCACCCTGGCCGGGCTCATCCTGGGCGGGGCGAAGAATCACCAGCTCGTCTGCGTGGACGGCTTCATCTCCACCGCGGCCTATCTCTCCGCCTGGAAAATTCATCCGGCGGTCAAGGATTACTGCCTGCTCAGCCACGCTTCCGCAGAACCCGGCTATTCCGCCGTCATCAAGGCCCTGGGCGTCGAACCCTATCTCCAACTCGGCTTCCGGCTCGGAGAAGGAACCGGCGCGGCCTGCGCCATGTTCCTTGTCCGTTCGGCAGCGAATATCTTCAATCAAATGGCGACGTTCGCTTCCGCAGGAGTATCGGAAAGCCGGTAG